The Streptomyces lienomycini sequence GCCGTGCCACTGCGCCGCACCGGTGCCGCCGGCCGGCTCGCGGTCGCGGGCGTCGGGGGAGCGCCGGGCAGGGCGGCCTCCGTATCGGTCGTCGTCGCCCTCGGCGTCTGCCTGGTCGGCTCGGCCCTGACCTGCCTCGCCTCCCTGAACGCCTACGAACGGTACCGGCAGGCGGTGGAGGCACCCGCCGACTTCCGCCTGTACGCGAGGGACAGCGAGACCCTGGACCGGTCGCTGGCCGCCGATCTGGCCTCGCACCCCGAGCTCTCCGACGTGACCGCGTTCCGCGCGGTGGAGGTCGTCGAGGGCACGCGCGGCGCGACGATCTCCGACCTCGACCTCGGCGGCGTCCGCTCCGGCGTGAGCCTGACCGCCCGTACCGGCTCCCTCGACCACCTCGAACCCGGCCACGTCGTCGTGGACGCCGACCACGCCCACCGGCTCGGCGTCCGGGCCGGCGACCGCGTGACGCTCACGTACGGGGGCCGACCCGTCCAGCTCACCGTGGCGGCGACGCTGCCCGGAGCCGGTCCCTACGGAGGGAACTTCTTCGTCCCCGCCGCGGATCTCACCCGCCTGGGAGTGGACGCGGCGCCCACCGCGGTCACCGCCGACGCCTCGGAGGACGGCGTTCGGGGGCGGACACGCGCGCAGCGGGCCGTCACCGACACGTTGACCGGCCCGGAGCGCGGCGAGGGCCGCGTCATCGCCGAGGCCGCGGGCGGCCGGGCCGGGGAGTCGGACGACCTGGAGACGACGGCCACGACGGTGATCCTGGTCCTGGGGCTGACGGTCCTGGTGGCGGTCGTCGGAGTGGCGACCACGGCGGGGCTCACCGTCGTTGAGCGGGGGCGTGAGTTCGGGCTGTTGCGTGCCCTCGGGCTCAGCGGGGCGGCCGTGCACCGCATGGTCACGGTGGAGTGCGCGCTGTACGGCGTCCTGGGCGGAGTCCTGGGGCTGGCCCTCGGCGTGCCGTACTCCTGGCTGGTGGTCCGTGTCGCTCAGACCAGCGCCCCGTTCAGCGTGCCGGCCGGGCAGCTCGCGGCGGTCTTCGCCGCCCTCGTCCTGCTGACCGCCGCCGCGGGAACACTGCCCGCGCTCAGCGCCTCCCGGACCTCGCCGACGGTCGCCGTGGCCCGGAGCGAGTAGCCGGGGGGCGGGCGCGGCGGACTCGACGCCTCACCGCCGGCCGCACAACAGGGAGAACCGCGCCCCCTCCGGATCCGCCACCTCGGCCACCCGGCCGTGGGGCGTGTCCCGGGCCGGTGCGAGGACGTGCCCGCCCAGGGCGACGAGCCGCCGCAGGGACTCGTCCGTGTCGGCCACCTCGAAGTACGTCGTCCAGTGCGGCCCCCGGTCGCGCGGCAGGGCGTCGGCGACACCGTGGACGCCGGCGACGGGGCGGCCGTCGAGACGGAGCGTCACGCGGTCGCGGTCGGTGGGGGCCTCCGGGACCACGTCGAAGCCGAACACCGTCTCGTAGAACTTCGCGACGTTCGCCGTCTCGTACGTCAGCAGCTCGTTCCACGCCGGTGTGCCCGGGACACCGGCGATCGCCGTGCCGAGGTGCGCGGCCGCCTGCCAGATGCCGAAGACGGCGCCCGAGGGATCGGAGCCGAGGGCCATGCGGCCGGCCTCGGCGGCGTCCAGGGGGCCGACGCCGACCGTCCCACCGCACGAGCGCACCGTTTCGGCGGTCCGGTCGACGTCGTCCGAGGCGAAGTAGGGCGTCCAGGCGGTGGGCAGTTGCCGGTCCGGGGGGAGCTGCCCGATGCCTGCCACCTCGCGCCCGTCGAGCAGCGCCCGCGCGTAGGGACCGAGTTGCTGGGGGCCGGGCCGGAACTCCCAGCCGAACAGGGCACCGTAGAAGTCGTGCGTGGCGGCCGGTCCGTGCACCATCAGACTCACCCAGCAGGGCGTGCCGGGCGTACGCCGGGCGGGCGTCTCGCCGATCCGGCTGTCCGATCCCCGTGCGTCGGTCATCGTCACTCTCTTCTCGGCCCTTCGCGGGCCGTGCGTCCGCTTCCGCTCCGACGGGCCCGCGCGACCGCTGCCGGCACCGGACCCCGGTGCGTGCTTCGGGTGTGCTCGCTCACGTGGGGCAGCCCGCCCGGCGGGTCAGTACAGGATGTGTCCGAACCCGTACGCGTCGTGATCGGTACTGTCCGGCGGGCAGAGTAGCCCGACATCGACGCCTCGGCCACTCGGTACGTCAGGATGGGGCCATGAACGCCATCATCTCCGCATCCGAACTCGTCGACGAACTGGCGGGCGCCCACCCGCCCGTGCTGCTGGACGTCCGCTGGCAGCTGAGCACGGCGAAGGCCGCCGGTGCCCCGCCGTTCGACGGCCGGGCCGAGTACGCGGCCGGGCATCTCCCGGGTGCCGTCTACGTCGACCTGGACGGGGAGCTGGCCTCCGCGCCCGGCGCCGGTGGCCGGCATCCGCTGCCGGACGTGGCGGAGTTCGGCGCGTCGATGCGTCGGGCGGGCGTGTCGTCCGGGCGGCCGGTCGTCGTCTACGACGGCGGGCAGGGGTGGGCGGCGGCCCGCGCCTGGTGGCTGCTGCGCTGGACGGGTCACCCGAACGTGCGGGTCCTCGACGGCGGGTTGCCGGTCTGGGAGGCGCCGCTGTCGACGGACGTGCCGACGCCCGCGGAGGGCGACTTCGCGCCGGAGCCGGGTGCGGCGGGGCTGCTGGACGCGGACGGGGCCGCCGCGGTCGCCCGTTCGGGAGTGCTGTTCGACGCCCGCGCGGGGGAGCGGTACCGGGGAGAGGTGGAGCCGATCGATCGGGTCGGCGGCCACATCCCGGGCGCCGTGTCCGCGCCCACGACCGACAACGTGGCGCCGGACGGCCGCTTCCTGCCCGCCCGGGAACTCCGGGCGCGTTTCACGGCCCTGGGTGCCGCGGAGGACGGCGAGGTCGGTGTGTACTGCGGCTCGGGCGTGTCGGGCGCCCACGAGGTGCTCGCGCTGGCGGTGGCCGGCATCCCGGCGGCGCTGTACGTCGGCTCGTGGTCGCAGTGGTCGTCGGACCCCGGCCGACCGGTCGCGGTGGGGCCGGACCCGCGGTAGGCCCGTGCACGAGTCGGGGCCGCACCCGTCCGGGTGCGGCCCCGACTCGTGCACGTCGTGCGGCGGTGGGACCGACTACTCCTGCTTCTTCCGCCGGGTGCCGAACACGATCTCGTCCCAGCTCGGCACCGCGGCGCGGCGACCCGGCCGGACGCCGTCGGCCTCGGCCTGGCGGTCGGTGGAACCGGTGAGGCGGTCGCGGTGGCTGGCCACCGAGCGCGGCATGAGTACATCGGCGTAGGCGGAACCGGCCGACGCCGCCGGGGCGGGGGGCTCCTCCACCTCGGGCTCCTCGCTGGGCTCCTCCACCGGTTCCGGGGCGCGCTCGGGCACCACCAGGTCGCCCCGGAAGCTCGGTACGGCCTCCAGCAGGCTGGTGAGCGAGTCGCGTTCGCGTTCGACCGAGGCGGTGGCCGCGGTGTCGTCGGCCGGATCGGAGGGCGGCGGCGGCAGACTCGGCCGCTCCCGCTGCTCCCGGTCGAGGGTGCGGTCCAGCGGCCGGTCGCGCGGCAGCCGCGCGATGCGCGGCACGAACGGGAAGCTGGGCTCGGGCGCGGCGAGGTCGTCGGACTCGCCGATCAGCGCACGCGCCTCCGCGTCGACGGCCTGGACGAGCCGCCGCGGCGGGTCGTACGTCCAGCTCGCCGAGTGCGGTTCACCCGCGACCAGGTAGACCAGCAGCACTTCCCAGGTGCCGTCGTCGCGGCGCCAGGAGTCCCACTGGACGGTGTCCTTGTCGGCGCCGCGCAGCAGCAGCCGCTCCTGCACGGCCTCGCCGAGGGGCGGCCCGGAGTTCTCGCCGGGGCGGCGGACGGGCGTCTTGCGGGCCCGCTCGGCCATGAAGGCGCACTCGGCGAGCACGGGGCCCTCGAAGCGCCGTACGCGGTCGACGGGGATGCCGGCCATCTGGGCGACCTCTTCCGCGGTCGCGCCGGCTCGTATACGCGCCTGGATGTCGCGGGGGCGGAGATGACTCTCCACCTCGATCTCGATCTGGCCGAGGCGGGGACGGTCGCCGCGGACGGCGGCGCGGAGCCGCTCGTCGATCGGAAGCGTGTACTCCGTGCTGTCCGCAGCCTTCAGCACCAGCCGTGTGCCGTCATTCGAGACGGCCACGACACGCAGTTCGGGCATGGGGACCTCCCGGGTGGTGCCTGCCGACGTCACGTGCGTCGCTGCTTCCGCTCTGTCGAGTGTGGCCTGCCCGGGTGCAGCCTGCCACAACCTTGCCGAGTTGCCCGGCGTGTCGGGCACGGGCCCTGGATCGCCGTTATGGCACGGTTACCTGTTCGCAACGCTAAGTGACCAACTGCGTCACCCTGTGCAACTGGCCCCCTCCCGGCGATCCTTCAAGGTTCCGGACCCCCTGTCGGGAAGCCGGTCCCAGGGCTCGCAACAGTACTCCATTCGGGCCACCTGCGTGGATGGGCACGCCGCCCGACTTCCGGCAAGAGGGGGTGCCCGGCCGCCCCCGGCGGGATTCTCCCGATCTTGGACGTGGCGTACTTCACGCAATCACCAGAAACGGAACTAATGGTTTCGTCCGCACGTCC is a genomic window containing:
- a CDS encoding sulfurtransferase translates to MNAIISASELVDELAGAHPPVLLDVRWQLSTAKAAGAPPFDGRAEYAAGHLPGAVYVDLDGELASAPGAGGRHPLPDVAEFGASMRRAGVSSGRPVVVYDGGQGWAAARAWWLLRWTGHPNVRVLDGGLPVWEAPLSTDVPTPAEGDFAPEPGAAGLLDADGAAAVARSGVLFDARAGERYRGEVEPIDRVGGHIPGAVSAPTTDNVAPDGRFLPARELRARFTALGAAEDGEVGVYCGSGVSGAHEVLALAVAGIPAALYVGSWSQWSSDPGRPVAVGPDPR
- a CDS encoding VOC family protein — protein: MTDARGSDSRIGETPARRTPGTPCWVSLMVHGPAATHDFYGALFGWEFRPGPQQLGPYARALLDGREVAGIGQLPPDRQLPTAWTPYFASDDVDRTAETVRSCGGTVGVGPLDAAEAGRMALGSDPSGAVFGIWQAAAHLGTAIAGVPGTPAWNELLTYETANVAKFYETVFGFDVVPEAPTDRDRVTLRLDGRPVAGVHGVADALPRDRGPHWTTYFEVADTDESLRRLVALGGHVLAPARDTPHGRVAEVADPEGARFSLLCGRR
- the sepH gene encoding septation protein SepH produces the protein MPELRVVAVSNDGTRLVLKAADSTEYTLPIDERLRAAVRGDRPRLGQIEIEVESHLRPRDIQARIRAGATAEEVAQMAGIPVDRVRRFEGPVLAECAFMAERARKTPVRRPGENSGPPLGEAVQERLLLRGADKDTVQWDSWRRDDGTWEVLLVYLVAGEPHSASWTYDPPRRLVQAVDAEARALIGESDDLAAPEPSFPFVPRIARLPRDRPLDRTLDREQRERPSLPPPPSDPADDTAATASVERERDSLTSLLEAVPSFRGDLVVPERAPEPVEEPSEEPEVEEPPAPAASAGSAYADVLMPRSVASHRDRLTGSTDRQAEADGVRPGRRAAVPSWDEIVFGTRRKKQE